A DNA window from Pseudodesulfovibrio thermohalotolerans contains the following coding sequences:
- a CDS encoding motility protein A, with amino-acid sequence MDIVTLLGLAVGLSLIIGAIIIGGAVDVFINIPGMMIVVGGTLASILVAFPFEEIIQSFKAAFKMFVGRKSRVRDVVNIMVKVAEISRREGLVALENVQTENMVLKKSCQLIADNADPALIRTTLAIEINSMRRRHQVAQDVFKRLAALAPAFGMMGTLIGLVQMLSQLNDPKSIGPAMAVALLTTFYGSAMSTLFFIPMAAKLRARTLQEQLHLEVIFEGAKSILENNNPRLVYEKLSSFLAPAEREIHR; translated from the coding sequence ATGGATATCGTGACGCTACTGGGTCTCGCCGTCGGCTTGTCGCTCATCATCGGGGCCATCATCATCGGCGGAGCGGTCGATGTTTTCATCAATATTCCCGGCATGATGATCGTTGTCGGCGGAACGCTTGCCTCCATTCTGGTGGCTTTCCCGTTCGAAGAGATCATACAGTCCTTCAAGGCGGCGTTCAAGATGTTCGTCGGACGCAAGAGCCGGGTCCGGGACGTGGTCAACATCATGGTCAAGGTGGCCGAGATCAGCCGCCGCGAGGGACTCGTCGCCCTGGAAAACGTCCAGACCGAGAACATGGTCCTCAAGAAGTCCTGTCAGCTCATCGCCGACAATGCCGACCCCGCGCTCATCCGAACCACCCTGGCCATCGAGATCAACTCCATGCGCCGCCGTCATCAGGTGGCGCAGGACGTGTTCAAGAGGCTGGCGGCTCTGGCCCCGGCCTTCGGAATGATGGGCACGCTTATCGGCCTGGTTCAGATGCTTTCCCAACTCAACGACCCCAAGTCCATCGGTCCGGCCATGGCCGTGGCTTTGCTGACCACTTTCTATGGTTCGGCCATGTCCACGCTCTTCTTCATCCCCATGGCGGCCAAGCTCAGGGCGCGTACTTTGCAGGAGCAATTGCACCTTGAAGTCATCTTCGAGGGGGCGAAGTCCATACTTGAGAACAACAACCCCCGTCTGGTCTATGAGAAGCTGTCCTCCTTCCTGGCTCCGGCGGAACGCGAGATACATCGATGA
- a CDS encoding OmpA/MotB family protein: MSHDYEDDLLLDFSEDEEESSEWLTTFADLSMLLLVFFVLLYSMSTLDNEKFSKTFSSVTQALQGKMSKISTSRISREEAGVLIDQALMRRQIIESQRKVFAEVKTLQTRKGVEGLVSANFEDGVITLRVPGDVMFESGQVELSPRGVALVNDLKDFFIKHKDQNIKIIGYTDNVRPSGRSRFKDNWEISAMRAVNVLRELLHMGLESTRLTATGLAYLNPLFPNTSQEYRAKNRRVEFVLEKRVSGK, translated from the coding sequence ATGAGCCACGATTACGAAGACGACCTGCTCCTCGATTTCAGCGAAGACGAAGAGGAGAGCTCCGAGTGGTTGACGACCTTCGCCGATCTCTCCATGCTGCTGCTGGTCTTTTTCGTGCTGCTCTATTCCATGTCCACTCTGGACAATGAGAAATTTTCCAAGACGTTCTCTTCGGTGACCCAGGCCCTGCAAGGCAAGATGAGCAAGATATCCACCAGCAGGATAAGCAGGGAAGAGGCCGGTGTGCTCATCGATCAGGCCCTGATGCGCCGCCAGATCATCGAATCCCAGCGGAAGGTGTTTGCCGAGGTCAAGACACTACAGACTCGGAAGGGCGTGGAAGGGCTGGTCAGCGCGAATTTCGAGGACGGAGTCATCACCCTCCGCGTACCGGGCGACGTCATGTTCGAGTCCGGCCAGGTGGAGCTTTCGCCCAGGGGAGTGGCGCTGGTCAACGACCTCAAGGATTTCTTCATCAAGCACAAGGATCAGAATATCAAGATCATCGGCTATACGGACAACGTCCGTCCCAGCGGCCGGTCCCGGTTCAAGGACAACTGGGAGATATCGGCCATGCGCGCCGTGAACGTCCTGCGCGAGTTGCTCCACATGGGGCTGGAATCCACCCGGTTGACGGCTACCGGACTCGCCTATCTCAATCCTCTTTTTCCGAACACCTCGCAGGAATATCGGGCCAAGAACCGGCGGGTCGAATTTGTGCTTGAAAAGCGTGTGTCCGGCAAGTAG
- a CDS encoding PilZ domain-containing protein, protein MDFSIRLPEEEERLRKAFRTSVPGLTAGFPGLDMVYDVLDLSATGVAVRDESGRFVEKDTYDVELRINNRLFIGGARVMCMRVHDSGVVGLNFVDLDRQKQIKLDKVVLEVQKRRIALQKKKREQG, encoded by the coding sequence ATGGATTTCAGCATCAGGTTGCCCGAAGAAGAAGAGCGGTTGCGCAAGGCGTTCCGTACCAGCGTGCCCGGCCTGACCGCCGGGTTTCCAGGCCTCGACATGGTCTACGATGTGCTGGATCTCAGTGCCACGGGAGTCGCCGTGCGCGATGAGAGCGGCCGGTTTGTCGAGAAGGATACCTACGATGTGGAGTTGAGGATCAATAATCGACTGTTCATCGGCGGGGCCCGGGTCATGTGCATGAGAGTGCATGACAGCGGAGTTGTGGGGCTGAATTTTGTGGACTTGGATCGGCAGAAGCAGATCAAGCTCGACAAGGTGGTCCTAGAGGTGCAAAAAAGACGTATAGCCCTGCAAAAGAAAAAACGCGAGCAAGGTTGA
- a CDS encoding ATP-binding protein yields the protein MQQKNIDRHKVLIANRGEIAMRVMGACRRLGIDFVCLCTAEDRASGHVRLARELAGDDAVYSISSYLDANEIFSVADASGATAVHPGYGFFAEDFRFARRVLRRDRPMEFIGPSWWVIRDLGDKINTKRIARSLNVPTVPGSDRPVYSEIEADEIASSLFEFQASQGIVDGVIMVKASAGGGGMGIEEVGNFNEFRSVFRRIRNYAKRNFGDEGVLIEQRIFDFNHLEVQVVSERGGRNHVHFGTRNCSVQSTGKQKRIEVAPGFAPGVVPYTFDAARVLSEITEHSLAMARETRYDNVGTWEWIITPRGEPFLMEVNTRIQVENGVSAIISRVDGQPVDIITEQIRLALGEPLRYGQEDISFEGVGIEYRLVAENTANRFTPCAGTISRLAWADHDWLQVHTQVPTDREYEIPMEYDPNLALAIVWGGDLAEAKARGLEFLDELVLEGECGSSSDEFYSNIKYLKAKTGGLLEF from the coding sequence GTGCAACAAAAAAACATCGACCGCCACAAGGTCCTCATAGCCAACCGAGGCGAGATCGCCATGCGGGTCATGGGCGCGTGCCGCCGCCTGGGGATCGATTTCGTCTGTCTGTGCACGGCTGAGGACCGGGCGTCCGGTCATGTGCGGCTCGCTCGCGAGCTGGCCGGTGACGATGCCGTTTATTCCATTTCCTCCTACCTTGACGCCAACGAAATTTTTTCCGTGGCCGACGCGAGCGGAGCCACGGCCGTACACCCCGGCTACGGCTTCTTTGCCGAGGACTTCCGTTTCGCCCGGCGCGTATTGCGGCGCGATCGGCCCATGGAGTTCATCGGGCCTTCCTGGTGGGTCATCCGCGACCTGGGCGATAAGATCAACACCAAGCGCATCGCCCGTTCCCTGAACGTGCCCACCGTGCCCGGTTCCGACCGTCCCGTGTACAGCGAGATCGAGGCCGACGAGATCGCCTCCAGCCTGTTCGAGTTTCAGGCGAGTCAGGGAATCGTGGACGGCGTCATCATGGTCAAGGCCTCGGCGGGCGGCGGCGGCATGGGCATCGAGGAGGTCGGCAACTTCAACGAGTTCCGTTCGGTGTTCCGGCGTATCCGCAACTACGCCAAGCGTAATTTCGGCGACGAGGGCGTGCTCATCGAGCAGCGAATCTTCGATTTCAATCATCTTGAGGTCCAGGTCGTTTCCGAACGGGGCGGCAGGAACCACGTGCATTTCGGCACGCGCAACTGCTCGGTTCAGTCCACCGGCAAACAGAAGCGCATCGAGGTCGCTCCCGGTTTCGCGCCGGGCGTGGTCCCCTACACCTTCGATGCCGCAAGGGTGCTGTCGGAGATCACGGAGCACTCCCTGGCCATGGCCCGCGAGACCCGCTACGACAATGTGGGCACCTGGGAGTGGATTATCACCCCGCGCGGCGAGCCGTTCCTCATGGAGGTCAACACGCGCATCCAGGTGGAAAACGGCGTGTCCGCCATCATTTCAAGGGTCGACGGGCAGCCCGTGGACATCATCACCGAGCAGATTCGTCTGGCCCTGGGAGAGCCCCTGCGCTACGGGCAGGAAGACATTTCCTTCGAGGGCGTGGGCATCGAGTACCGGCTGGTGGCCGAGAACACGGCCAACCGATTCACCCCCTGCGCCGGGACCATCTCGCGCCTGGCCTGGGCCGATCACGACTGGCTTCAGGTTCACACCCAAGTGCCCACGGATCGCGAATACGAGATTCCCATGGAATACGACCCGAACCTGGCCCTGGCCATCGTCTGGGGCGGAGATTTGGCCGAGGCCAAGGCGCGTGGACTGGAGTTCCTGGACGAACTGGTTCTGGAAGGGGAGTGCGGCAGCTCTTCCGATGAATTTTACAGTAACATCAAGTATCTGAAGGCCAAGACCGGCGGGCTTCTGGAGTTCTGA
- a CDS encoding acetyl-CoA carboxylase carboxyl transferase subunit alpha/beta, which translates to MDRERRIQGLRERLHYIQDIFANRDDESIRLLAAKFGELIERHETVSGGAKREELARIEDLFDFSERKLDTTLTPMDRVRIVRHPQRICLKDILENVYDNYTEIGGRGEYNIDPSMLIARAVFSRRVGDKVINQMVMVIGQEKGHGEAFRNGGSVKPWGNAKALHYMKVAETENIPVHAFVFTPGAYPVEDWPGAAQQIARNLYELAGLRVPVISVFSEGGSGGAEAIGLADRRIMLSHGYYSVISPEGAAAIEAGLRSGDRTTPELIEKCARQLCITAEDNLRNGYVDRVLQEPPLGARPYHYDFFHELRRELIQTTNEVVSSVKSMKLYRAMAVRTSKTDDAESIYMRWTLSSSALDRLVDLRQRKFRAMSRHARLDGTGIVSRAVAATKGTVWAAHSFVRYDLLGRQKKRLNAVFEDLGAEAHLVRHKVFMPLKKTLDRVLPGNNGEPPKVGEAVVDRLTRLSCPEDGACLVGSEWAWTSPRSQEDRTISCPNVRTHHCPDLWVPDLFGDFAGVCPSCGHHFPMEYRWYLENVFGYSEAKEFNRQLESVNPLGYEKFDTKLDKAKERTGLKSACITFETSIEEVDTVVAVLCAPFRGGSVGAAEGEKFIRAAERATRKRQPFIAYVHGTAGIRIQEGVNGVIQMPRCTIAVRRYIDAGGLYLVLYDTNSYAGPVASFLGCSPYQFAVQSSNIGFAGPGVISETTGTAVPPNYHQAYHALSRGHIHGIWDRREVKKNLHQSLLTMGGRNLYYR; encoded by the coding sequence ATGGACAGGGAACGGAGAATCCAGGGCCTGAGAGAGCGGCTGCATTATATCCAGGACATCTTCGCCAACCGCGACGACGAGTCCATACGGTTGCTGGCCGCCAAATTCGGCGAGCTCATCGAGCGCCATGAGACCGTTTCGGGCGGGGCCAAGCGCGAGGAGCTCGCACGTATCGAGGACCTGTTCGATTTCTCAGAGCGCAAGCTCGACACCACCCTTACTCCCATGGATCGGGTGCGCATCGTCCGCCATCCCCAGCGGATATGTCTCAAGGACATTCTGGAGAACGTCTACGACAACTACACGGAAATCGGCGGCCGGGGCGAGTACAACATCGATCCGAGTATGCTTATCGCCCGCGCCGTGTTCTCCCGCAGGGTAGGCGACAAGGTCATCAATCAGATGGTCATGGTCATCGGCCAGGAAAAAGGGCACGGCGAGGCTTTCCGCAACGGCGGCTCGGTCAAGCCGTGGGGCAACGCAAAGGCCTTGCACTACATGAAGGTGGCCGAGACCGAGAACATCCCGGTACACGCTTTCGTGTTCACGCCGGGGGCGTATCCCGTGGAAGACTGGCCCGGAGCGGCCCAGCAGATCGCGCGTAATCTCTATGAATTGGCCGGGCTGCGCGTGCCGGTCATTTCCGTTTTTTCCGAGGGCGGCTCGGGCGGGGCCGAAGCCATTGGTCTGGCCGATCGCAGGATCATGCTTTCCCACGGCTACTATTCCGTCATCTCGCCCGAAGGCGCGGCGGCAATCGAGGCCGGACTGCGCAGTGGCGACCGGACCACCCCGGAGCTTATCGAGAAGTGCGCCCGGCAGTTGTGCATCACTGCCGAGGACAACCTGCGCAACGGCTATGTGGACCGCGTGTTGCAGGAACCTCCGTTGGGTGCCCGTCCGTATCATTACGACTTTTTCCACGAGCTGCGGCGCGAGCTTATCCAGACCACCAACGAGGTGGTCAGCTCGGTCAAGTCCATGAAGCTGTATCGCGCCATGGCCGTGCGCACTTCCAAGACCGACGACGCCGAATCCATCTACATGCGTTGGACCCTGTCCTCGTCCGCGCTCGACAGGTTGGTGGATTTGCGTCAGCGCAAGTTCAGAGCCATGAGCCGTCATGCGCGCCTGGACGGCACCGGCATCGTCAGCCGGGCCGTGGCCGCCACCAAGGGGACCGTTTGGGCCGCCCATTCCTTTGTGCGTTACGACCTGCTCGGGCGGCAGAAGAAGCGGCTCAACGCCGTGTTCGAGGACCTTGGGGCCGAGGCGCATCTTGTCCGTCACAAGGTATTCATGCCGCTGAAGAAGACCTTGGATCGCGTCCTGCCCGGCAACAACGGGGAGCCGCCCAAAGTGGGAGAAGCCGTGGTGGACAGGCTTACCCGGCTTTCCTGCCCCGAGGACGGCGCTTGTCTGGTGGGCAGCGAGTGGGCCTGGACCAGCCCGCGCAGCCAGGAGGACCGGACCATCTCCTGTCCCAATGTGCGCACCCATCATTGCCCGGACCTTTGGGTTCCGGATCTTTTCGGCGATTTCGCCGGGGTCTGCCCCTCCTGCGGCCACCATTTCCCCATGGAGTACCGCTGGTATCTTGAAAACGTCTTCGGCTACAGCGAGGCCAAGGAGTTCAACCGGCAATTGGAGTCCGTGAATCCGCTGGGCTACGAGAAGTTCGACACCAAGCTGGACAAGGCAAAGGAGCGGACCGGCCTCAAGTCCGCCTGCATCACCTTCGAGACCTCCATCGAAGAGGTGGACACGGTGGTGGCCGTGCTTTGTGCGCCTTTCAGGGGCGGTTCAGTGGGCGCGGCCGAGGGCGAAAAATTCATCCGCGCGGCCGAGCGCGCCACCCGCAAGCGTCAGCCGTTCATCGCCTACGTGCACGGCACGGCGGGCATCCGAATCCAGGAGGGCGTCAACGGCGTCATCCAGATGCCGCGCTGCACCATCGCCGTGCGGCGGTACATCGACGCAGGCGGCCTCTACCTGGTGCTCTACGACACCAACTCCTATGCCGGTCCGGTGGCCAGCTTCCTCGGCTGCTCGCCGTATCAGTTCGCGGTGCAGTCCTCCAACATTGGCTTTGCCGGGCCAGGCGTTATCAGCGAGACCACGGGCACTGCAGTGCCCCCCAATTATCATCAGGCCTACCACGCCCTGTCGCGCGGCCACATCCACGGCATATGGGATCGTCGCGAGGTCAAGAAGAACCTCCATCAGTCGCTCCTGACCATGGGCGGGCGCAACCTTTACTATCGCTGA
- a CDS encoding biotin attachment protein, with protein MLNIKELLDKVKASPYREIVVRAPHTGVVSFASVKPGEKVHGPRGEFMEKPGTLLAQLTREKNEKPILAPEKGVIEAVHTRYEGQFVEAGEPLVTIKHYMTRKEVIELILQEALYLFRAPERAKYYFVPEVDQKLKVSGKRSVKVHDGMEFLIVSRMKRETPLAYSGPEGIIYSVYFGRGENVDEGEPLIGVCPEDQLSVIQDVVARIQSEWEEEA; from the coding sequence GTGCTTAATATCAAAGAGTTACTTGATAAAGTGAAGGCTTCACCGTACCGCGAGATCGTGGTTCGCGCCCCTCACACCGGCGTGGTCTCCTTCGCGTCCGTAAAGCCCGGCGAAAAAGTCCACGGCCCCAGGGGCGAGTTCATGGAGAAGCCCGGCACGCTGCTGGCGCAGCTTACCCGCGAGAAGAACGAGAAGCCCATCCTCGCCCCGGAGAAGGGCGTCATCGAGGCGGTGCACACGCGGTACGAAGGGCAGTTCGTCGAGGCGGGCGAGCCGTTGGTGACCATCAAGCATTACATGACCCGCAAAGAGGTCATCGAGCTCATCCTGCAGGAGGCCCTGTACCTGTTCCGCGCTCCCGAGCGGGCCAAGTATTATTTTGTCCCGGAAGTGGACCAGAAGCTCAAGGTTTCGGGCAAGCGTTCGGTCAAGGTCCACGACGGCATGGAGTTCCTCATCGTGTCCCGCATGAAGCGGGAAACCCCGCTGGCCTATTCCGGGCCGGAGGGCATCATCTACTCCGTCTACTTCGGTCGGGGCGAAAACGTGGACGAGGGCGAGCCTCTCATCGGCGTCTGCCCTGAAGACCAGCTCTCGGTCATCCAGGATGTGGTGGCCCGCATTCAGAGCGAGTGGGAAGAAGAGGCGTAG
- a CDS encoding single-stranded DNA-binding protein — MAGSLNKVILIGRLGRDPELSYTPNGQARCKFSIATDEGYRDRQTGQRVEKTEWHNIVAWRQQAEFCGNYLAKGRLVLVEGKLQTRKWQDQNTGQDRYMTEIVADNIQGLDRAPDGQQAGYQQQGGYQQQGGYQQNRPQQNRSQQPQNGYPQNPPRQDEEEDLGPAFPSEASGMDDVPF, encoded by the coding sequence ATGGCTGGCAGCTTGAATAAAGTGATCCTCATCGGCAGGCTCGGGCGCGACCCCGAGTTGTCCTATACGCCCAACGGTCAGGCCCGTTGCAAATTCTCCATCGCCACGGATGAGGGGTATCGCGACCGTCAGACCGGCCAGCGGGTGGAGAAGACCGAGTGGCACAACATCGTGGCTTGGCGTCAGCAGGCCGAATTTTGTGGGAATTATCTGGCCAAGGGCCGGTTGGTCCTGGTTGAGGGCAAGCTTCAGACCCGCAAATGGCAGGATCAGAATACCGGCCAGGATCGGTACATGACCGAAATCGTGGCCGACAACATTCAGGGCCTGGATCGTGCTCCCGACGGCCAGCAGGCCGGGTATCAGCAGCAGGGTGGCTACCAGCAGCAAGGCGGCTATCAGCAGAATCGCCCGCAGCAGAATCGTTCTCAGCAGCCGCAGAACGGTTACCCGCAGAATCCTCCCCGGCAGGATGAGGAGGAGGATTTGGGTCCCGCCTTCCCGTCTGAGGCCAGCGGCATGGACGACGTACCATTCTAG
- a CDS encoding helix-turn-helix domain-containing protein, which translates to MSTDDIRSTIADRIKKCRKDREISLEKAALLTGVSKAMLGQIERRESAPTITTLGKIAQGLNISFASFFEGKEGSDFRQVSIPCDPNMVIREVFPFDPTTRMELFEVTLLNRHHQISAAHRFGVVEHVVVLQGVVDLIYGSKLHRLETGNAHKFHADVTHQYKAATDNAVFQNIICYT; encoded by the coding sequence ATGTCAACGGACGACATCCGGTCCACAATTGCAGATCGAATTAAAAAATGCAGGAAGGACAGAGAAATAAGCCTGGAAAAGGCTGCCCTGCTCACAGGCGTGTCAAAGGCCATGCTCGGCCAGATCGAACGGAGGGAATCTGCACCGACCATCACCACCCTGGGAAAGATCGCCCAAGGGTTGAACATTTCCTTCGCATCGTTTTTCGAGGGCAAGGAGGGCTCGGATTTCCGGCAGGTATCAATCCCCTGCGACCCGAACATGGTCATCAGGGAAGTCTTCCCCTTTGATCCGACGACGCGCATGGAGTTGTTCGAAGTCACCCTTCTCAATCGACATCACCAGATTTCCGCCGCCCACCGCTTCGGCGTAGTGGAACATGTGGTGGTTCTCCAAGGCGTGGTGGATTTGATATACGGAAGCAAGCTCCACCGACTGGAGACGGGGAATGCTCACAAATTCCACGCCGACGTGACCCATCAATACAAGGCGGCCACGGATAACGCGGTATTCCAGAACATCATCTGTTACACCTAG
- a CDS encoding molybdopterin-binding protein, whose protein sequence is MKTVPVEEAVGMVLCHDMTKIVPGECKGPVFRKGHIIAEEDIRTLLEIGKEHIYVLDMEKGCIHENEAARRIAEAAVGPHIALSDVSEGRINFIAEPGLLDVNVEALNRINSIEEVVLATLHTGQQVTETRPVAGTRVVPLVVREEKIRQVEAICAEYDYVVGIRPFQRLNVGLVTTGSEVYHGRIKDKFGPVIRKKFSRLGSEVMGQTLTSDDPAMTRDAILAFIAGGAEMVVVTGGMSVDPDDQTPTAIRSTGAEVITYGSPTFPGVMFMVADLNGVPILGLPGCVMYYRASVFDLIVPRILAGEKIAREDIVSLGHGGFCATCEVCRYPICPFGK, encoded by the coding sequence ATGAAGACCGTTCCAGTTGAGGAAGCCGTGGGCATGGTGCTGTGCCACGACATGACCAAGATCGTCCCCGGGGAATGCAAGGGACCCGTGTTCCGCAAGGGACATATCATCGCGGAAGAGGACATTCGGACGCTGCTCGAAATCGGCAAGGAGCACATCTATGTGCTGGATATGGAGAAGGGCTGCATCCATGAGAACGAGGCCGCCCGGCGTATCGCCGAGGCCGCAGTGGGTCCGCACATCGCCTTGTCGGATGTCTCGGAGGGGCGCATCAATTTCATCGCGGAGCCCGGCCTGCTCGACGTCAATGTCGAAGCCCTGAACCGCATCAATTCCATCGAAGAGGTGGTCTTGGCCACCCTGCATACCGGCCAGCAGGTCACGGAGACCCGGCCCGTTGCCGGAACCCGCGTGGTCCCGTTGGTCGTCAGGGAGGAGAAGATTCGGCAGGTGGAGGCCATCTGCGCCGAGTATGACTACGTGGTCGGTATCCGTCCGTTTCAGCGGCTTAACGTCGGGCTGGTGACCACCGGAAGCGAGGTCTACCACGGCCGCATCAAGGACAAATTCGGGCCGGTCATCCGCAAGAAGTTTTCCCGGCTCGGTTCCGAGGTCATGGGGCAGACGCTGACCTCGGACGATCCGGCAATGACCCGTGACGCCATTCTGGCCTTCATCGCCGGAGGCGCGGAGATGGTCGTGGTCACTGGCGGCATGTCGGTGGACCCGGACGACCAGACGCCCACGGCCATCCGCTCAACCGGGGCGGAAGTCATCACCTACGGTTCCCCGACGTTTCCTGGCGTCATGTTTATGGTTGCGGATCTGAACGGCGTGCCCATTCTCGGACTGCCGGGCTGCGTCATGTACTACCGGGCCTCGGTTTTCGACCTGATCGTCCCGCGCATTCTGGCCGGAGAGAAGATTGCACGCGAGGATATCGTTTCCTTGGGGCATGGCGGTTTTTGCGCGACCTGCGAGGTGTGTCGTTATCCCATCTGCCCCTTTGGCAAATAG